Part of the Leucobacter insecticola genome is shown below.
ACTCGCCGGAGGTCGAGGCGACATCCTCATTCTCGATGGCGTGCGAATCGTCGGCAACATCGGCGCGATCATTCGCACCGCCTGCGCGCTCGGGGCCGCGGGCGTCGTTGTCATCAACAGCGGGCTCAGCACGATTGTGGATCGACGCCTCGTCCGCGCCAGCCGCGGGCTGGTGTTCGCGATGCCCGTCGTCCTTACCACCCGTGCAGAGTGCATCGCGTTTGTCCGGCAAAAGCAGCTTGCGCTCGCCACGCTGTCTGCCAGTGCCACCGAACCGCTGAGTTCGATCCGCACAGTTCGAGAACGATTGGCACTCGTGTTGGGCGGCGAGCGTGAGGGCTTATCACGGGAGCTGGATGCGCTCGCGACACACAGATACGCGATCCTTATGGCCTCGGGTGTGGAGTCCCTCAACGTATCGGTCACGGCCGGGATCGCGCTCTACGAGCACGCGGTCAGCGCGAGCCATTGAGTTCGGATTGTGTTCTGAAGTACAATAAGCTCATGAACACGGCAACTGCGAACCGACAAGAATTCAAATCTTCTGAACTCAGCCGAAATTCCGGTGAAGTATTTGCGGCCGCCGAAAACGGTCCCGTCACGGTCACTCGTCGCGATGCAGACTCGCTGGTACTCATGAACAAAAGAGAAGCTGAAATCCGCAAGCAACTTTTCGAGTTTGCCGCTCAGCTCATCGCAATTACAACTGATGACCGCGGTACGCTTGCGGATCGCATGTCAGATCACTTCCCTTGGATGTTCGCTCTTTCCGAAACAGACAAAGCCCAGTGCGCGAAGGACCTCGTGAACGCAGCAAGAGCCTCGTTTGCAACCGAACAACCACATCTCGCAATTGCAGAACTAAACTCCTGGCGCGAAACCGCTGAAGCGATCGCAGCTGGCCACCAAAGCACCCTGGTGGAATGGCTTGACCATGACAACACGGTAGCCCGCCCCTAAAGCACTATGGCAAGAGAGCGCCAGGTCAATCGACCTACCAAGAGAACGGAATACCGCATCGTCGCAGCGACAGCTCAGGCAGATAAAGGCTGGCGAGATTTAGTTGCTACCCATCGAAATCTGACGGTTGATACTTGGGAATTCCTCACCGCACATCCCTTAAAGCACACTCCCACGAACTATCCGCTTCGAGGAGAACTTGGCACCATCACTCGGAATGGATGTAAACACGCTCGCTGGCAACATAAACCCTCACAGGGCAACGGTGCACGGATCTGGTTCTACGTGGCCGACAACTGTGTTTACCTTGAAAAAGTGCACACCCACCATCCCAATGAAACCTCTTAGCCAACAGCGCAATCCCAACCCAACCCCACCGACTAGCGCCCCACCACCCGAGGACTATGCTCAATGGGCAGTCCTCAAGATGGAGTATGAATGGGCATCATTGACGCCGTGGCCGTAATCATCGGCCTCGGATCGCTGATTTATTTGGGTTACGCACTTCTCAGGCCGGATCGATTCTAATGAACTGGTTTCTGGCAATCTCGTCATTGCTGACGGTCGCGCTGGTCATCGCCCTCGCCTACCGGCCTCTCGGTGACTACATGGCGTGGGTGTTCACCTCGAAAGAGCACTGGCGCATCGAGCGTGTCATCTACAAGCTCTCCGGCGTCGATCCCGAGCGGCAGCAGTCCTGGCGCGCCTATCTGATGTCGATCCTCGGCTTCTCAATCGCCGGTTTCCTGCTGCTGTTTGTGATGCTGCGTTTCCAGAATCTGCTGCCCTACGCGCTCGGCACACCGGCGATGAGTTCGGACCTCGCGTTCAACACCGTCGCGTCGTTCGTCGCAAACACCAACTGGCAGTCGTACTCCCCCGAGCAGTCAATCGGCTACGGCGCGCAGATGGCGGGGCTCGCGGTGCAGAACTTCGTCTCCGCCGCCGTCAGCATGGCCGTCGCTGTGGCACTCATTCGCGGTATCGCCTCGCGCGGTGGGCGAAGCGGGCTCGGCAATTTCTGGGTCGATTTGGTGCGGGCAAACCTGCGGATCCTCCTGCCGATCTCGGTGGTCGCGGCGGTGCTGCTGATCGCTGGCGGGGTGATTCAGAACTTCGCGGGGTTCACCGACGTTGAGACCGTCGCCGGCGCGACACAGTCAATTCCTGGTGGCCCGACCGCCTCGCAAGAGGCCATCAAGATGCTCGGCACCAACGGCGGCGGATTCTTCAACGCCAACTCGGCTCACCCGTTCGAGAACCCGACGCCGTGGACCAACATCCTGCAGACCCTGTTGCTGCTGATCATCCCGTTCACCATGCCGCGCACGGTCGGCACCATGCTGGGCGATCAGCGCGCGGGCTTCGCCCTGCTCTTCACGATGGGCGCACTGTTCCTGCTCGTCTATGCGCCGCTCACCGCATTCGAATTTGCGGGCGCGGGGTCGGCGCCGGAACTCGCGGGCGGTGCGATGGAGGGCAAAGAACAGCGGTTCGGGATCGTCGGATCCACGCTCTTTGCCACCGCGACCACGGGCACGACCGGCGGCGCCGTGAACTCGATGCACGGCTCCTACACCGCGTTTGGCGGGCTAATGCTCATGTTTGACATGATGCTCGGCGAGGTCGCTCCCGGCGGAGCCGGATCCGGCATCTACACGCTGCTGATTCTCATGGTGATCGCCGTGTTCCTCACTGCTCTGCTACTCGGACGCTCTCCTGTATACCTCGGCAAGCGACTCGGCGTGCGGGAGCTCAAGATCGTCAGCATCGCAATTCTCGTGATGCCCACGCTCGCCATCGGCGGGATCGCGGCGAGCTTCGCGATCCCGTCGGTGAAGGCCGAGATCGTCTCGAGTATGGGCAACGAGGGGCCGCACGGGCTCTCCGAGGTGGTCTACGCATTTCTTTCTGCCGCGATCAACAACGGCTCTGCTTTTGCGGGACTCAGCGCCAACACACCGCTTCTCAACTACATGCTCGGCACGGTGATCCTTCTGGGTCGTTTCATTCCGATCGCGCTCGTGCTTGCGCTCGCGGGATCCTTTGCCAAACAAGGCAAAGCCGAGAGCACGCTCGAGCTGCCGCTTCACCGACCACAGTTCGTCATCCTCCTTGCCGGACTGATCGTCTTTATTGCTGTCCCCATGTTCATACCCGTGCTGCTTGCTGGGCCGCTGGCTGAAGGGTTTATCAGATGACCACTCAGATTCCCTCCCCCACGCAGACCCTCGCGGCGAGCAGCAACATCCTCGCGCCGAGCGAGATTCGCGCCGTCCTGATCGATGCCCTCCGCAAGTTCGATCCCCGCTACCTCTGGCGCAACCCCGTGCTGCTCCTCACAGAGGTGGGTGCCGCGCTCACCACTGTCATCGCCATCGCGGAACCATTTCTCGGTGGCGCGAGGCCGTCCGGCGGAACCGTCATGCCGCCCGGCTTCACCTGGGCGCTCGCCCTCGGATTCTGGCTCTGCCTCTACAGCGCCACCCTCGCCGAGTCGATTTCCGAAGGCCGCGGGCGAAAACAAACGCAGTCGCTCCGCCAAGTTCGCACCGACACAATCGCGAAGCGAGTCATTAATTACGATTACGCAAAAGATCGTGGAGCGAAGCACGCCGTCATCGAAGAAGTCGATTCCCACGAACTCAAGGCGGGAGACGTTGTGGTTGTCGAAGCTGGCGACGTGATTCCTGCCGATGGCGAGGTACTGTGGGGCGCAGCCGAGATCGATGAGGCCGAATTCACCGGGCACTCGGGCACCATAATCCGTAAGGCGGGGGGCGACCGCACCGCCGTCACCGGCGGCACCCTCGACCTTTCGGATCGTCTCGTGGTGCGGATCACCGCCTCCTTTGAGGAAAGCACATTCGAGCGCACGATCCGCCTCGCGAGCAAATCCCACCGTAAGAAAGCACCGATCGAGGTCGCTTTCGGTGCGCTCCTCGCGTCCTTCTCACTCTCCTTCGTGATCGTGGCTCTCACGCTCAACTCTGTCGTCTCTCCCGTCGCTCCGCCGGTCTCAATTCCCGTCCTGGTCGCCCTCGTGATCTGTTTGATCCCCACCGAGGTCGCAGCGCTCATGTCGGTGACTGGGATCGCTGGCATGTCACAGCTATTGCGTCGCGGCGTGCTCGTCACCTCAGCGAAGTCCCTCGAGACCGCGGGAGATATTACGACGGTGCTGCTCGACAAGACCGGCACGGTGACGAAGGGTAACCGCAGCGCAATCGAGTTTTTGCCGCTCAGCGGGGTGGACCGTGACGAGCTCATACTTTTTGCCGCGCAGGCATCGATTCAGGATCCAACACCCGAGGGCGAATCCATCGTTCAGCTCGCAGCCAAGACGGGTATTGAACCGCAACTGACCGACCCGGCGAACGTCCGCGCGGTGCCGTTCAGCGCAGCATCGCGGATATCGGGGCTGGATCTCGCGGACGGCACGAAGATACGCAAGGGCGCAGTTGCCGCAACCGTCACCTGGCTCAAACAGCACGGCACCCAGCCGCAGCGGCACGTGATCGATGAACTGCAGACGATCACGCGTGATATTGCCCGCGGCGGCGGCACCCCCCTCGTGGTCGCCATCAAGCCCGGCAGCGGGCCGGGCCGGGCCCTCGGCGTCGTTCATCTTCAAGACGTTGTGAAAGACACCGTGCCGAAGAAGATTAGTCTTCTGCGCGCGCTCGGGATCCGCACCGTGATGGTGACGGGCGATCACGAGCTTGCCGCGAAAGCGATCAGTGAGGAAGCGGGTATCGACGAGTACGTCGGCAATTCGACACCTGAAGACAAGCTTGCCCTGATTGTGCACGAGCAGGAACTCGGGCACCTCGTCGCGATGAGCGGTGACGGCGTCAATGATGCTCCAGCTCTCGCTCAGGCCGACATCGGTATCGCGATGAATAATGCGACCTCGGCAGCCAAAGAGGCCGCCAACATGATCATTCTGGACGACGATCCCGCCCACCTCGTCGACATTATCGAGGTGGGTCGCCGACAGATGTCGACTCGCGGGGCGCTGATGACCTTCAACTTCGCGAACGATGTGGTGAGGTATTTCACGCTCTTTCCGGCGCTGTTTGTTGGGGTGTTTCCCGGGCTCACCGCGCTGAATGTGCTCCAGCTACACTCCCCTGCCTCCGCGATCCTCTCAACCGTGCTGTTTAGCAGTGTGGTGATGGTGATCCTGATCCCGCTCGCCCTGATCGGCGTGCCCTACCGCAGCACAGAACCGGGCTCCGCGCTCACTCGCAATCTCATCGTCAACGGCTTGAGCGGTGTGCTCGTGCCGATTATCGCGATCAAACTCATCGACATGGTCGTGAGTTTGCTGCCGGGATACTGAGGAGGCCCGTATGCCGAAAAAATTAGCCCGCAGGGTCACTCCTCTCTGGACCGGCCTACGCATCGCTCTTCTGCTCACCGTGGTGCTCGGGATCGCGTATCCGCTCCTCGTCACGGGCATCGGGCAGCTGGTATTTCCATCGCAAGCGAATGGCTCGCTGTTACGGGGACCCGACGGCGAGATCGCAGGATCCGCCCTTCTCGGCCAGCGTTTTGAGGCTTCGGACGGATCCCCGCTTCCCGAGTATTTCCAGCCTCGCCCCTCGGTTGCCGGTGACGGCTACGACTCGACGGCCTCGGGAGGCTCGAACCTGGGGCCAGAGAGCCCGGAACTCATCGCCGAGGTATCTGCGCGCAGGGACGCGATTGCCGAGTTCAACGGTGTTGATCCGTCCGAGGTGCCTGCCGACGCCGTCACAGCGTCAGGATCGGGCCTCGACCCGCACATCAGCGTCGACTACGCCTATCTCCAGGCCGCCCGCGTGGCAGAGGCCAGAGGCGTACCCCTGGGCACCGTCACCGCACTGCTCGATGCATACACGACCGGACGCGATGCAGGGTTTATGGGCGAGCGCCGCGTGAACGTCGTCGAGCTGAACCTGGCGCTCGACGCGCTGAGGTAACAGCCCCTCAGTCAACCCCGGAGAGATCGTCAGCGCTCCACCGCACGCTCAACACCTCGGGTGCCTC
Proteins encoded:
- a CDS encoding TrmH family RNA methyltransferase codes for the protein MAAVSLEQLKQTVPQSIDDPSHPVAKRLADVLRSRSEKPRTFVLDDPENIAQAVACGIELDSVYFSASANDPKLTGVDPGVPRYCLSESVIQNLFGTQKHSRIFTLARTPKKRSLGELAGGRGDILILDGVRIVGNIGAIIRTACALGAAGVVVINSGLSTIVDRRLVRASRGLVFAMPVVLTTRAECIAFVRQKQLALATLSASATEPLSSIRTVRERLALVLGGEREGLSRELDALATHRYAILMASGVESLNVSVTAGIALYEHAVSASH
- a CDS encoding prevent-host-death protein — encoded protein: MNTATANRQEFKSSELSRNSGEVFAAAENGPVTVTRRDADSLVLMNKREAEIRKQLFEFAAQLIAITTDDRGTLADRMSDHFPWMFALSETDKAQCAKDLVNAARASFATEQPHLAIAELNSWRETAEAIAAGHQSTLVEWLDHDNTVARP
- the kdpF gene encoding K(+)-transporting ATPase subunit F, with protein sequence MGIIDAVAVIIGLGSLIYLGYALLRPDRF
- the kdpA gene encoding potassium-transporting ATPase subunit KdpA, whose translation is MNWFLAISSLLTVALVIALAYRPLGDYMAWVFTSKEHWRIERVIYKLSGVDPERQQSWRAYLMSILGFSIAGFLLLFVMLRFQNLLPYALGTPAMSSDLAFNTVASFVANTNWQSYSPEQSIGYGAQMAGLAVQNFVSAAVSMAVAVALIRGIASRGGRSGLGNFWVDLVRANLRILLPISVVAAVLLIAGGVIQNFAGFTDVETVAGATQSIPGGPTASQEAIKMLGTNGGGFFNANSAHPFENPTPWTNILQTLLLLIIPFTMPRTVGTMLGDQRAGFALLFTMGALFLLVYAPLTAFEFAGAGSAPELAGGAMEGKEQRFGIVGSTLFATATTGTTGGAVNSMHGSYTAFGGLMLMFDMMLGEVAPGGAGSGIYTLLILMVIAVFLTALLLGRSPVYLGKRLGVRELKIVSIAILVMPTLAIGGIAASFAIPSVKAEIVSSMGNEGPHGLSEVVYAFLSAAINNGSAFAGLSANTPLLNYMLGTVILLGRFIPIALVLALAGSFAKQGKAESTLELPLHRPQFVILLAGLIVFIAVPMFIPVLLAGPLAEGFIR
- the kdpB gene encoding potassium-transporting ATPase subunit KdpB, whose product is MTTQIPSPTQTLAASSNILAPSEIRAVLIDALRKFDPRYLWRNPVLLLTEVGAALTTVIAIAEPFLGGARPSGGTVMPPGFTWALALGFWLCLYSATLAESISEGRGRKQTQSLRQVRTDTIAKRVINYDYAKDRGAKHAVIEEVDSHELKAGDVVVVEAGDVIPADGEVLWGAAEIDEAEFTGHSGTIIRKAGGDRTAVTGGTLDLSDRLVVRITASFEESTFERTIRLASKSHRKKAPIEVAFGALLASFSLSFVIVALTLNSVVSPVAPPVSIPVLVALVICLIPTEVAALMSVTGIAGMSQLLRRGVLVTSAKSLETAGDITTVLLDKTGTVTKGNRSAIEFLPLSGVDRDELILFAAQASIQDPTPEGESIVQLAAKTGIEPQLTDPANVRAVPFSAASRISGLDLADGTKIRKGAVAATVTWLKQHGTQPQRHVIDELQTITRDIARGGGTPLVVAIKPGSGPGRALGVVHLQDVVKDTVPKKISLLRALGIRTVMVTGDHELAAKAISEEAGIDEYVGNSTPEDKLALIVHEQELGHLVAMSGDGVNDAPALAQADIGIAMNNATSAAKEAANMIILDDDPAHLVDIIEVGRRQMSTRGALMTFNFANDVVRYFTLFPALFVGVFPGLTALNVLQLHSPASAILSTVLFSSVVMVILIPLALIGVPYRSTEPGSALTRNLIVNGLSGVLVPIIAIKLIDMVVSLLPGY
- the kdpC gene encoding potassium-transporting ATPase subunit KdpC; its protein translation is MPKKLARRVTPLWTGLRIALLLTVVLGIAYPLLVTGIGQLVFPSQANGSLLRGPDGEIAGSALLGQRFEASDGSPLPEYFQPRPSVAGDGYDSTASGGSNLGPESPELIAEVSARRDAIAEFNGVDPSEVPADAVTASGSGLDPHISVDYAYLQAARVAEARGVPLGTVTALLDAYTTGRDAGFMGERRVNVVELNLALDALR